In one Cloacibacillus porcorum genomic region, the following are encoded:
- the pgsA gene encoding CDP-diacylglycerol--glycerol-3-phosphate 3-phosphatidyltransferase has product MPSPWNLPNMLSLSRVFLVPVILVFLTLRTQFGFIEGVNIGDLIAGLVFIIASITDAADGHIARKRNLVTNMGKFIDPLADKILVIAVLTALVELHRFPAWMVVVIVSREFIVSGLRMVAASEGVVIAASKGGKLKTVTQIVGIVMLIFNIPYAMAVMWVAVILTVWSGIDYVIKGADLLN; this is encoded by the coding sequence ATGCCATCACCATGGAACCTGCCTAATATGCTGAGCCTGTCGCGGGTCTTTCTCGTCCCCGTCATTCTCGTCTTTCTGACCCTGCGGACACAGTTCGGATTCATCGAGGGGGTAAATATCGGAGACCTCATCGCGGGGCTCGTCTTTATCATAGCCTCGATCACGGACGCCGCGGACGGACATATAGCGCGTAAAAGAAACCTTGTCACCAACATGGGGAAATTTATCGACCCCTTAGCAGACAAGATACTCGTCATCGCCGTGCTGACGGCGCTCGTCGAACTCCACCGCTTCCCCGCTTGGATGGTCGTCGTCATCGTCTCGCGTGAATTCATCGTCTCGGGGCTGAGGATGGTGGCCGCCTCGGAGGGCGTGGTGATCGCCGCCTCCAAGGGAGGAAAGCTCAAAACCGTCACACAGATAGTGGGCATCGTGATGCTTATCTTCAACATTCCCTACGCTATGGCGGTCATGTGGGTCGCCGTCATCCTCACGGTATGGTCCGGCATAGACTACGTGATAAAGGGAG
- a CDS encoding DUF1667 domain-containing protein, with amino-acid sequence MITELTCIGCPMGCQITAESENGKILSVSGQSCAIGKRYAEEELTHPTRMVTSLMETVGGGTPLSVKTSKPIGKEKIFECLAEIRRTKAQLPVHIGDILIRNVCGTDTDIVATKELY; translated from the coding sequence ATGATAACGGAGCTTACCTGCATAGGCTGCCCCATGGGCTGCCAGATAACCGCGGAGAGCGAAAACGGCAAAATACTCTCCGTCAGCGGACAGAGCTGCGCCATCGGCAAAAGATACGCGGAGGAGGAGCTGACACATCCGACACGCATGGTCACCTCGCTGATGGAGACGGTAGGCGGCGGGACACCTCTCTCCGTCAAGACCTCAAAACCGATAGGCAAAGAGAAAATATTTGAATGCCTCGCGGAGATCAGGAGAACGAAGGCCCAGCTTCCGGTCCACATTGGGGATATCCTGATAAGGAACGTCTGCGGAACGGATACGGATATCGTCGCGACAAAAGAACTATACTAA